A region of Streptomyces sp. NBC_01267 DNA encodes the following proteins:
- the argS gene encoding arginine--tRNA ligase: MPEPVSVNSLASTLQQHLADALTAALPDAGSADPLLRRSDRADFQANGILALAKKLKGNPRELAATVTAAIPANDLIKDIEVSGPGFLNITLTDRAITETLAARAADARLGVPYAAHPGTTVIDYAQPNVAKEMHVGHLRSAVIGDAMAKIMEFEGETVVRRHHIGDWGTQYGMLIQYLIEHPDELGREGEDIDGEAAMAALNRIYKASRALFDSDEQFKDRARNRVVDLQSGDPETRALWQRFVDQSKIYFYSVFNKLDMEIDDPDIVGESGYNDMLEETCRLLEESGVAVRSEGALCVFFDDVKGPDGNPVPLIVKKTNGGFGYAATDLSAIRNRVHDLKADTLLYVVDVRQALHFKMVFETARRAGWLTTADGSEVKALQLAFGTVLGKDGKPFKTREGETVRLEDLLDEATERASAVVREKALDLTEEEIAERGAQVGIGAVKYADLSTSASRDYKFDLDQMVSLNGDTSVYLQYAYARIQSILRKAGDVHPTARPELELAPAERALGLHLDRFAETLSEVASEYAPHKLAAYLYQLASQYTTFYAECPVLKAETPAHVENRLFLCALTARTLHQGMNLLGIRTPERL; this comes from the coding sequence ATGCCTGAGCCAGTCTCGGTCAATTCCCTCGCTTCGACGCTCCAGCAGCACCTCGCGGACGCCCTGACGGCAGCGCTGCCGGATGCCGGTTCCGCGGACCCGCTGCTGCGCCGAAGTGACCGGGCCGACTTCCAGGCCAACGGGATCCTGGCCCTGGCGAAGAAGCTCAAGGGCAACCCGCGCGAGCTGGCGGCCACCGTCACCGCCGCGATCCCGGCCAATGACCTGATCAAGGACATCGAGGTCTCGGGCCCCGGCTTCCTCAACATCACGCTGACCGACCGGGCGATCACCGAGACCCTGGCCGCCCGCGCCGCCGACGCCCGCCTCGGTGTGCCGTACGCCGCGCACCCGGGCACCACCGTCATCGACTACGCCCAGCCGAACGTGGCCAAGGAGATGCACGTCGGGCACCTGCGGTCCGCCGTGATCGGCGACGCAATGGCCAAGATCATGGAGTTCGAGGGCGAGACCGTGGTCCGCCGTCACCACATCGGGGACTGGGGCACCCAGTACGGGATGCTCATCCAGTACCTGATCGAGCACCCGGACGAGCTGGGCCGCGAGGGCGAGGACATCGACGGCGAGGCCGCGATGGCCGCCCTCAACCGGATCTACAAGGCCTCGCGGGCGCTCTTCGACTCCGACGAGCAGTTCAAGGACCGCGCGCGGAACCGGGTCGTCGACCTGCAGTCCGGGGACCCCGAGACGCGCGCCCTGTGGCAGCGGTTCGTCGACCAGTCGAAGATCTACTTCTACTCGGTCTTCAACAAGCTGGACATGGAGATCGACGACCCGGACATCGTCGGCGAGTCCGGCTACAACGACATGCTCGAAGAGACCTGCCGCCTCCTGGAGGAGTCCGGCGTCGCGGTCCGCTCCGAGGGTGCGCTGTGCGTCTTCTTCGACGACGTGAAGGGCCCGGACGGCAACCCGGTCCCGCTGATCGTCAAGAAGACGAACGGCGGCTTCGGCTACGCGGCCACCGACCTCTCCGCGATCCGCAACCGCGTCCACGACCTCAAGGCCGACACCCTGCTGTACGTGGTGGATGTCCGGCAGGCCCTGCACTTCAAGATGGTCTTCGAGACGGCCCGCCGGGCGGGCTGGCTGACCACCGCCGACGGCAGCGAGGTCAAGGCCCTCCAGCTGGCCTTCGGCACGGTCCTCGGCAAGGACGGCAAGCCGTTCAAGACCCGTGAGGGCGAGACGGTGCGGCTGGAGGACCTCCTCGACGAGGCGACCGAGCGCGCGTCGGCGGTCGTGCGCGAGAAGGCGCTCGACCTCACCGAGGAGGAGATCGCCGAGCGCGGCGCCCAGGTCGGCATCGGCGCGGTGAAGTACGCGGACCTGTCCACGTCCGCGAGCCGCGACTACAAGTTCGACCTGGACCAGATGGTGTCGCTGAACGGCGACACCAGCGTGTACCTCCAGTACGCGTACGCCCGTATCCAGTCGATCCTGCGCAAGGCAGGGGACGTGCACCCGACCGCCCGTCCCGAGCTGGAACTGGCTCCGGCCGAGCGGGCGCTGGGGCTGCACCTGGACCGGTTCGCGGAGACCCTGTCCGAGGTCGCGTCCGAGTACGCGCCGCACAAGCTGGCCGCGTACCTCTACCAACTGGCCTCGCAGTACACGACGTTCTACGCCGAGTGCCCGGTCCTCAAGGCCGAGACCCCGGCGCACGTCGAGAACCGCCTCTTCCTCTGCGCGCTCACCGCCCGCACGCTCCACCAGGGCATGAACCTGCTGGGCATCCGGACGCCCGAGCGCCTGTAG
- the lysS gene encoding lysine--tRNA ligase, with protein MPIVAQSTETDWVSRFADDVIAESERRAEGAKLSGAADSGTPAIVVASGLSPSGPIHLGNLREVMTPHLVADEIRRRGYEVRHLISWDDYDRYRKVPNGVPGIDESWAEHIGKPLTSVPAPAGSAYPNWAEHFKAAMVAALAELGVEFDPISQTEQYLAGTYREQILHAMKHRADIDAILDRYRTKKDPAAEGTGGGKKQGQKQSQKPVDEAELEAAAGSGAAAEDDGSGAGTAYYPYKPYCGSCEKDLTTVTAYDDETTSLSYTCNNCGHSETVLLSEFNRGKLVWKVDWPMRWAFEGVVFEPSGVDHSSPGSSFVVGGQIVREVFGGVQPIGPMYAFVGISGMAKMSSSKGGVPTPADALKIMEAPLLRWLYARRRPNQSFKIAFDQEIQRLYDEWDSLEKKVADGTVLPADAAAHSRATRTAAGELPRTARPLSYRTLASVADITAGAQEQTLRILSELDPANPITSLDEVRPRLDRAENWITTQVPAEQRTLVRDEPDTGTLAGLSDQDRESLRLLLDGLDSHWSLDGLTALVYGVPKIQAGFDVDAKPTPEMKVAQRTFFALLYQLLVGRDTGPRLPTLLLAVGADRVRKLLGA; from the coding sequence GTGCCGATCGTGGCTCAGAGCACCGAGACCGACTGGGTCTCCCGTTTCGCGGACGATGTCATCGCCGAATCGGAGCGCCGTGCCGAGGGCGCGAAACTCTCTGGCGCTGCCGACTCCGGCACCCCGGCGATCGTCGTCGCGTCCGGACTCTCTCCTTCCGGCCCGATCCACCTGGGCAATCTGCGCGAGGTCATGACCCCGCACCTGGTCGCGGACGAGATCCGGCGGCGCGGGTACGAGGTGCGGCACCTGATCTCGTGGGACGACTACGACCGGTACCGCAAGGTGCCGAACGGCGTCCCCGGCATCGACGAGTCCTGGGCCGAGCACATCGGCAAGCCGCTCACCTCGGTGCCCGCCCCGGCCGGGTCCGCGTACCCGAACTGGGCCGAGCACTTCAAGGCCGCCATGGTCGCCGCGCTGGCCGAGCTGGGGGTGGAGTTCGACCCGATCAGCCAGACCGAGCAGTACCTGGCGGGCACCTACCGCGAGCAGATCCTGCACGCGATGAAGCACCGCGCCGACATCGACGCGATCCTCGACAGATACCGCACGAAGAAGGACCCCGCCGCGGAGGGCACGGGCGGCGGCAAGAAGCAGGGCCAGAAGCAGAGCCAGAAGCCGGTCGACGAGGCCGAGCTGGAAGCCGCCGCCGGGTCCGGCGCGGCGGCCGAGGACGACGGCAGCGGCGCGGGGACGGCGTACTACCCGTACAAGCCGTACTGCGGCTCCTGCGAGAAGGACCTGACGACGGTCACGGCGTACGACGACGAGACCACCTCGCTCTCGTACACCTGCAACAACTGCGGGCACTCCGAGACCGTGCTGCTGAGCGAGTTCAACCGCGGCAAGCTGGTCTGGAAGGTCGACTGGCCGATGCGCTGGGCCTTCGAGGGTGTCGTCTTCGAGCCGAGCGGGGTCGACCACTCCTCGCCCGGGTCGTCGTTCGTCGTCGGCGGGCAGATCGTGCGCGAGGTCTTCGGCGGTGTGCAGCCGATCGGCCCGATGTACGCGTTCGTCGGCATCAGCGGCATGGCGAAGATGTCGTCGTCGAAGGGCGGGGTGCCGACCCCGGCCGACGCGCTGAAGATCATGGAGGCGCCGCTGCTGCGCTGGCTGTACGCGCGGCGCAGGCCCAACCAGTCGTTCAAGATCGCCTTCGACCAGGAGATCCAGCGCCTCTACGACGAGTGGGACTCGCTGGAGAAGAAGGTCGCCGACGGTACGGTGCTGCCCGCCGACGCGGCGGCGCACTCCCGGGCGACCCGCACGGCCGCCGGTGAACTGCCGCGTACAGCACGGCCGTTGTCGTACCGGACGCTCGCCTCGGTGGCCGACATCACGGCCGGGGCGCAGGAGCAGACGCTGCGCATCCTCAGCGAGCTGGACCCGGCGAACCCGATCACCTCGCTCGACGAGGTACGGCCCCGGCTGGACCGCGCCGAGAACTGGATCACCACCCAGGTCCCGGCCGAGCAGCGCACGCTGGTGCGGGACGAGCCGGACACCGGGACGCTGGCCGGACTCTCCGACCAGGACCGGGAGTCGCTGCGGCTGCTCCTGGACGGGCTGGACTCGCACTGGTCGCTGGACGGGCTGACGGCGCTGGTCTACGGCGTACCGAAGATCCAGGCGGGCTTCGACGTGGACGCCAAGCCGACGCCGGAGATGAAGGTCGCCCAGCGGACGTTCTTCGCGCTGCTGTACCAGCTGCTGGTGGGGCGTGACACCGGACCGCGGCTGCCCACGCTGCTGCTCGCGGTCGGTGCGGACCGGGTGCGGAAGCTGCTCGGGGCCTGA
- a CDS encoding DUF2637 domain-containing protein — MQLTRTHRILIAVVVAGAVIIAGIGFTGSYAAVRELAEKKGFGSFSTVFPIGIDAGICVLLALDLLLTWIRIPFPLLRQAAWLLTAATIAFNGAAAWPDPLGTGMHAVIPILFVVCVEAARHAVGRIADITADKHMEGVRLTRWLLSPIPTFRLWRRMKLWELRRYDEVIRLEQDRLIYQARLQARFGRGWRRKAPIESLMPLRLAKYGVPLSETAPSGLAAAGIEPVLLPPAPALEAAPATVGAVAAVAPAPAALATGPAAPPQEQTQGQEQEQAQQYEQHEQQQPQDQDQTEHAEQQAPHENPWFAPQISQEAYAGSYDPTYEPTYEQQYEREQQYAQELYAQEQYEQGRYEQDRYAEQHDPQYPADPQDGPHPDEAAQDHEAADGPAPVERPVRSRPLGGTLPGPRPEQQPEALSDAVGPETAGLPEDVSREDAYFTAFRKYISENNESPTPRQFGRYLKDLYGVTGRNGDTLSDSSMRAYINRFQIRYNNELDAEHIA, encoded by the coding sequence ATGCAGTTGACACGCACGCACCGGATACTGATCGCGGTGGTGGTCGCGGGCGCGGTGATCATCGCGGGGATCGGTTTCACGGGTTCCTACGCGGCCGTGCGCGAACTCGCCGAGAAGAAGGGCTTCGGCAGCTTCTCGACCGTCTTCCCGATCGGCATCGACGCCGGAATCTGTGTGCTGCTCGCGCTGGACCTGCTGCTGACCTGGATCCGCATCCCGTTCCCGCTGCTGCGCCAGGCGGCCTGGCTGCTGACGGCCGCGACGATCGCCTTCAACGGCGCCGCGGCCTGGCCCGACCCGCTCGGCACCGGCATGCACGCGGTGATCCCGATCCTGTTCGTGGTCTGCGTCGAGGCGGCCCGCCACGCGGTGGGCCGGATCGCCGACATCACCGCCGACAAGCACATGGAGGGCGTACGCCTCACCCGCTGGCTGCTGTCGCCGATCCCCACGTTCCGGCTCTGGCGCCGGATGAAGCTGTGGGAGCTGCGCCGGTACGACGAGGTCATCAGGCTCGAACAGGACCGGCTGATCTACCAGGCCCGTCTCCAGGCCCGGTTCGGCCGGGGCTGGCGGCGCAAGGCCCCGATCGAGTCCCTGATGCCGCTCCGGCTGGCGAAGTACGGGGTCCCGCTCTCGGAGACGGCCCCGTCCGGCCTCGCGGCGGCGGGCATCGAGCCCGTGCTGCTGCCCCCGGCCCCCGCGCTGGAGGCCGCGCCCGCGACGGTCGGGGCCGTTGCCGCGGTCGCTCCGGCTCCGGCCGCCCTTGCCACCGGCCCGGCCGCGCCGCCCCAGGAACAGACACAGGGCCAGGAGCAGGAGCAGGCCCAGCAGTACGAGCAGCACGAGCAGCAACAGCCGCAGGACCAGGACCAGACGGAGCATGCCGAGCAGCAGGCCCCGCACGAGAACCCCTGGTTCGCGCCGCAGATCTCGCAGGAGGCGTACGCGGGCAGCTACGACCCGACGTACGAACCGACCTACGAGCAGCAGTACGAGCGGGAGCAGCAGTACGCGCAGGAGCTGTACGCCCAGGAGCAGTACGAGCAGGGCCGGTACGAGCAGGACCGGTACGCCGAGCAGCACGACCCGCAGTACCCCGCCGATCCGCAGGACGGCCCCCACCCGGACGAGGCCGCCCAGGACCACGAGGCCGCCGACGGTCCGGCGCCCGTGGAACGCCCCGTCCGCTCCCGCCCCCTCGGCGGCACGCTCCCCGGACCGCGCCCGGAGCAGCAGCCGGAGGCGCTGTCCGACGCGGTGGGACCGGAGACCGCCGGTCTGCCGGAGGACGTGTCCCGCGAGGACGCGTACTTCACGGCCTTCCGCAAGTACATAAGCGAGAACAACGAGTCGCCGACCCCGCGTCAGTTCGGCCGCTACCTCAAGGACCTGTACGGCGTCACGGGCCGCAACGGCGACACGCTCAGCGACAGTTCGATGCGCGCCTACATCAACCGCTTCCAGATCCGGTACAACAACGAGCTGGACGCGGAACACATCGCGTGA
- a CDS encoding DUF3558 domain-containing protein codes for MHRSATRLTRLLACAAVPVMLVVAGCSSDSGSGSKKSSSSTSPSPSAPASPTVAKAAYAKLPDACKSLSSKTVSDLVPKAKDKAGTEVKSSDLAARAGCSWNGLESKGTKGSQYRWLSVSYLRYDSDTVLGSGADRAGEQYTKAVADAKATDGAKNVKTVTTSGIGQEATTVTYGQRKTDADFVYAVVITRSENVVTTVNHNGAGFEGAKSPSADDMTKGAQTAAKEAVASVATANK; via the coding sequence ATGCACCGATCAGCCACGCGACTCACCCGCCTTCTCGCCTGTGCAGCCGTCCCGGTGATGCTCGTCGTCGCCGGCTGCTCCTCGGACTCCGGTTCCGGCAGCAAGAAGAGCTCCAGCTCCACTTCTCCCTCGCCCAGCGCCCCGGCCTCCCCGACCGTCGCGAAGGCGGCGTACGCGAAGCTCCCGGACGCCTGCAAGTCGCTCTCGTCGAAGACCGTCTCCGACCTGGTGCCCAAGGCGAAGGACAAGGCCGGCACCGAGGTGAAGTCCAGCGACCTGGCCGCCCGCGCCGGCTGTTCCTGGAACGGCCTGGAGAGCAAGGGCACGAAGGGCTCGCAGTACCGCTGGCTCTCCGTCTCGTATCTGCGGTACGACTCCGACACCGTCCTCGGCAGCGGCGCCGACCGCGCCGGGGAGCAGTACACCAAGGCGGTCGCCGACGCCAAGGCGACGGACGGCGCGAAGAACGTCAAGACCGTGACCACCTCCGGCATCGGCCAGGAGGCCACCACGGTCACCTACGGCCAGCGCAAGACGGACGCGGACTTCGTGTACGCCGTCGTCATCACCCGTTCGGAGAACGTCGTCACCACCGTGAACCACAACGGCGCCGGTTTCGAGGGCGCCAAGTCCCCGTCCGCCGACGACATGACGAAGGGCGCGCAGACCGCGGCCAAGGAGGCCGTGGCGTCGGTCGCCACCGCCAACAAGTAG
- a CDS encoding DUF3558 domain-containing protein translates to MQRRAYVPGLVLLAALVTGCTSGSGADGSTADSKPGETIPAAAPGKYLTLREPCRTADQGVLKTMFPEIADLPKEQQEKAYAGTPEPTFDTDRRVGCRWKGDSPTEAHRLRISMERVVSYDTAVSDDDRAKALFEQRQTAASVSVQATPNSTPPDGAQGGDGDGDGGTPADLRPRTLDGLGSAAFLDDIPAKPDAGTPQHTVRVVFRASNVLVTVEYSETPTDRAALPDIQGLQEMTRSMAHKLAEQISE, encoded by the coding sequence GTGCAGCGAAGGGCTTACGTACCCGGCTTGGTGCTGCTCGCAGCGCTGGTCACGGGCTGCACGAGTGGTTCCGGGGCCGACGGCTCCACCGCCGACTCGAAGCCCGGCGAGACCATTCCCGCCGCAGCCCCCGGCAAGTACCTCACCCTGCGTGAGCCGTGCCGGACGGCCGACCAGGGCGTGCTGAAGACCATGTTCCCGGAGATCGCCGATCTGCCGAAAGAACAGCAGGAGAAGGCGTACGCCGGCACACCGGAACCCACCTTCGACACCGACCGGCGCGTCGGCTGCCGTTGGAAGGGCGACTCGCCCACCGAGGCGCACCGGCTGCGGATCTCGATGGAACGCGTCGTCAGCTACGACACAGCGGTCAGCGACGACGACCGCGCCAAGGCACTGTTCGAGCAGCGGCAGACCGCCGCGTCGGTCTCCGTACAGGCCACGCCCAACTCGACGCCCCCGGACGGCGCGCAGGGCGGCGACGGCGACGGCGACGGCGGTACCCCCGCGGACCTCCGGCCCAGGACGCTCGACGGGCTCGGCAGCGCCGCCTTCCTCGACGACATCCCGGCCAAGCCGGACGCGGGCACCCCGCAGCACACCGTCCGGGTCGTCTTCCGCGCGTCGAACGTCCTCGTCACCGTCGAGTACAGCGAAACGCCCACCGACCGGGCCGCGCTCCCCGACATCCAGGGCCTCCAGGAGATGACCCGGTCCATGGCCCACAAACTCGCCGAGCAGATCAGCGAATAG
- a CDS encoding RtcB family protein has translation MSYVEIPGAKVPIRMWADPASVEEGALQQLRNVATLPWIKGLAVMPDVHYGKGATVGSVIAMQGAVCPAAVGVDIGCGMSAVKTSLTANDLPGDLSRLRTKIEQAIPVGRGMHDDPVDPGRMHGFPTAGWDDFWARFDGVAEAVKFRQGRATKQMGSLGSGNHMIEVCLDDDGAVWLMLHSGSRNIGKELAEHHIGIAQKLPHNQGLVDRDLAVFVSDTPQMADYRNDLYWAQEYAKYNRAIMMGLLKDVIRKEFKKARVTFDQEISCHHNYVAEERYEGADLLVTRKGAIRAGSGEYGIIPGSMGTSSYIVKGLGNAKAFNSASHGAGRRMSRGAAKRRFTTQDLADQTRGVECRKDSGVLDEIPAAYKPIEQVMEQQRDLVEVVARIKQVVCVKG, from the coding sequence ATGTCGTACGTAGAGATTCCTGGTGCGAAGGTTCCCATCCGGATGTGGGCCGACCCGGCCTCGGTCGAGGAGGGCGCGCTGCAGCAGTTGCGGAACGTCGCCACACTGCCCTGGATCAAGGGCCTCGCCGTGATGCCGGACGTGCACTACGGCAAGGGCGCGACGGTCGGCTCGGTGATCGCGATGCAGGGGGCGGTCTGCCCGGCCGCGGTCGGGGTGGACATCGGCTGCGGGATGTCGGCGGTGAAGACCTCACTGACGGCGAACGACCTCCCGGGGGATCTGTCGCGGCTGCGCACCAAGATCGAGCAGGCGATTCCGGTGGGCCGCGGGATGCACGACGACCCGGTGGACCCCGGCCGGATGCACGGGTTCCCGACAGCGGGCTGGGACGACTTCTGGGCGCGGTTCGACGGGGTGGCGGAGGCGGTCAAGTTCCGTCAGGGCAGGGCCACGAAGCAGATGGGGTCGCTCGGTTCCGGCAACCACATGATCGAGGTCTGCCTGGACGACGACGGTGCCGTGTGGCTGATGCTGCACTCCGGGTCCCGGAACATCGGCAAGGAACTGGCCGAGCACCACATCGGGATCGCCCAGAAACTGCCGCACAACCAGGGCCTGGTCGACCGGGACCTGGCGGTCTTCGTCTCGGACACCCCGCAGATGGCCGACTACCGGAACGACCTGTACTGGGCCCAGGAGTACGCCAAGTACAACCGCGCCATCATGATGGGGCTCCTCAAGGACGTGATCCGCAAGGAGTTCAAGAAGGCCCGGGTCACCTTCGACCAGGAGATCAGCTGCCACCACAACTACGTGGCGGAGGAGCGGTACGAGGGGGCGGACCTGCTCGTCACCCGCAAGGGCGCGATCCGGGCGGGCTCCGGTGAGTACGGGATCATCCCCGGCTCGATGGGCACCAGTTCGTACATCGTGAAGGGCCTGGGCAACGCGAAGGCGTTCAACTCCGCTTCGCACGGCGCCGGTCGGCGGATGAGCCGGGGCGCCGCCAAGCGCCGCTTCACCACGCAGGACCTGGCGGACCAGACCCGGGGCGTGGAGTGCCGCAAGGACTCCGGCGTGCTGGACGAGATCCCGGCGGCGTACAAGCCGATCGAGCAGGTCATGGAGCAGCAGCGGGACCTGGTCGAGGTCGTGGCCAGGATCAAGCAGGTGGTGTGCGTGAAGGGCTGA
- a CDS encoding SDR family NAD(P)-dependent oxidoreductase, with protein sequence MTAAPAATNRIAVVTGASSGIGAATARHLAAAGYRVVLTARRKDRIEALAAEINAAGHQATAYPLDVTDRPAVEAFATAFPTIGVLVNNAGGALGADPVATGDPADWRQMYETNVIGTLNLTQTLLPALVASGDGTVVVVSSTAGHGAYEGGAGYVAAKNGARVLAETLRLEIVGQPVRVIEIAPGMVRTEEFATTRFGGDKEKAAKVYAGVAEPLTADDVAESITWTVTRPSHVNIDLLVVRPRAQASNTKVHREL encoded by the coding sequence ATGACCGCCGCGCCCGCAGCCACCAACCGCATCGCCGTCGTCACCGGAGCGAGCAGCGGCATCGGTGCCGCCACCGCACGGCACCTGGCAGCCGCCGGATACCGGGTCGTGCTCACCGCGCGCCGCAAGGACCGCATCGAAGCGCTGGCGGCCGAGATCAACGCCGCGGGGCACCAGGCCACCGCGTACCCCCTGGACGTCACGGACCGCCCGGCCGTCGAGGCCTTCGCCACCGCGTTCCCCACGATCGGCGTCCTGGTGAACAACGCCGGCGGCGCGCTCGGAGCCGACCCGGTCGCCACCGGTGACCCCGCGGACTGGCGTCAGATGTACGAGACGAACGTCATCGGCACCCTCAATCTCACCCAGACGCTGCTCCCCGCCCTGGTCGCGAGCGGGGACGGCACCGTGGTCGTCGTCTCCTCCACCGCGGGCCACGGGGCCTACGAGGGCGGCGCGGGCTACGTGGCCGCGAAGAACGGCGCCCGCGTCCTCGCCGAGACCCTCCGGCTGGAGATCGTCGGGCAGCCGGTACGGGTGATCGAGATCGCCCCCGGGATGGTCAGGACCGAGGAGTTCGCCACGACCCGCTTCGGCGGCGACAAGGAGAAGGCCGCCAAGGTCTACGCGGGCGTGGCCGAGCCGCTGACCGCCGACGACGTGGCGGAGTCCATCACCTGGACCGTCACCCGCCCGAGCCATGTCAACATCGACCTCCTGGTGGTCCGCCCCCGCGCCCAGGCCTCCAACACCAAGGTCCACCGGGAGCTGTGA
- a CDS encoding YnfA family protein has protein sequence MLIARSAALFVLAALFEIGGAWLVWQGVREHRGWIWIGGGIIALGIYGFVATLQPDGEFGRVLAAYGGVFVAGSIVWGVVADGYRPDRWDITGALICLAGMAVIVYGPRGR, from the coding sequence ATGCTGATCGCCCGCTCCGCCGCCCTCTTCGTCCTCGCCGCGCTCTTCGAGATCGGCGGCGCCTGGCTCGTCTGGCAGGGCGTACGGGAGCACCGGGGCTGGATCTGGATCGGCGGCGGCATCATCGCGCTCGGCATCTACGGCTTCGTCGCGACGCTCCAGCCCGACGGCGAGTTCGGCCGGGTCCTCGCCGCCTACGGAGGGGTCTTCGTGGCCGGTTCCATCGTCTGGGGCGTGGTCGCCGACGGCTACCGCCCCGACCGCTGGGACATCACGGGCGCACTGATCTGCCTGGCCGGGATGGCCGTGATCGTGTACGGACCGCGCGGGCGCTGA
- a CDS encoding Mut7-C ubiquitin/RNAse domain-containing protein has protein sequence MNGPEIHLEFAPELHLFVPSERRQGRTAVITDGKSTLGHVVESMGVPLTEAGRLAVDGRTVPVSHIPRAGETVEVYAVERPQQVPGAPLRFLLDVHLGTLARRLRLLGVDTEYFSEDIGDPALATCSARHQRVLLSRDRGLLRRRELWAGAYVYSDQPDEQLRDVLGRFAPVLAPWTRCSACNGDLVPATKESVRGRIEGGTERSHDVFAQCTACERVYWRGAHHHRLETIVAEALRDFSPVPHSADG, from the coding sequence GTGAACGGACCCGAGATCCACCTCGAATTCGCCCCGGAACTGCACCTCTTCGTCCCGTCGGAGCGACGCCAGGGGCGGACCGCCGTGATCACCGACGGCAAGTCGACGCTCGGGCACGTCGTCGAGTCGATGGGCGTCCCGCTCACCGAGGCGGGCCGCCTGGCCGTGGACGGCCGGACCGTACCGGTCTCACACATCCCGCGCGCGGGCGAGACCGTCGAGGTGTACGCGGTGGAGCGCCCCCAGCAGGTGCCCGGCGCCCCGCTCCGCTTCCTGCTGGATGTCCATCTCGGCACCCTGGCAAGGCGGTTGCGGCTGCTCGGGGTGGACACGGAGTACTTCAGCGAGGACATCGGCGACCCGGCGCTCGCCACCTGTTCGGCACGGCACCAGCGCGTCCTGCTGTCGCGGGACCGGGGGCTGCTGCGCCGCCGGGAGCTGTGGGCCGGGGCGTACGTCTACAGCGACCAGCCCGACGAACAGCTCCGTGACGTGCTCGGCAGGTTCGCCCCCGTACTCGCGCCGTGGACCCGCTGCAGCGCGTGCAACGGAGACCTCGTACCGGCCACGAAGGAGAGCGTGCGCGGCCGTATCGAAGGCGGTACGGAGCGCTCGCACGACGTCTTCGCGCAGTGCACGGCGTGCGAGCGGGTGTACTGGCGGGGCGCGCACCACCACCGGCTGGAGACGATCGTGGCGGAGGCGCTGCGCGACTTCAGTCCGGTTCCCCACTCCGCAGACGGCTGA
- a CDS encoding metallophosphoesterase, which yields MLLAQISDLHLDGTGPTAERSARVVEYLRSLTTQPDAVLVTGDIADHGAPDEYAEAAALLATLTPPVFTCPGNHDERTAYRKVLLGEEDAPGAVNRLHHAAGYAFLMLDSTIPGEDAGLLDDETLDWLTRTLDGLGGTPAVPVLHHPPTPLHHPYIDTIRLRNAGRLADVLAGRSNIPAVLTGHAHTPAATAFAGRPLLVAPGVTSTLRLPWEKGETLTSRTPPPGVAFHVLDEDGGITTHFRAVA from the coding sequence ATGCTTCTCGCCCAGATCAGCGATCTCCATCTCGACGGGACCGGCCCGACGGCGGAACGCTCGGCCAGGGTCGTGGAGTATCTGCGCTCCCTGACGACGCAGCCCGACGCCGTCCTGGTCACCGGCGACATCGCGGACCACGGAGCGCCCGACGAGTACGCCGAGGCCGCCGCGCTCCTCGCCACGCTCACTCCCCCGGTCTTCACCTGCCCGGGGAACCACGACGAGCGCACGGCCTACCGCAAGGTGCTGCTGGGCGAGGAGGACGCGCCCGGAGCCGTCAACCGCCTGCACCACGCGGCCGGTTACGCCTTCCTGATGCTCGACTCGACGATTCCCGGCGAGGACGCGGGCCTGCTCGACGACGAGACCCTCGACTGGCTGACCCGTACGCTCGACGGGCTCGGTGGCACCCCGGCCGTACCGGTCCTCCATCACCCGCCCACCCCGCTCCACCACCCGTACATCGACACGATCCGGCTGCGGAACGCCGGGCGGCTGGCCGACGTGCTGGCGGGGCGCAGCAACATCCCGGCCGTCCTGACCGGGCACGCCCACACCCCGGCGGCGACGGCGTTCGCGGGCCGCCCGCTGCTCGTCGCGCCCGGCGTGACATCGACGCTCCGACTGCCCTGGGAGAAGGGCGAGACCCTGACCAGTCGTACGCCACCGCCCGGGGTCGCCTTCCATGTGCTGGACGAGGACGGCGGGATCACCACGCACTTCCGCGCCGTGGCCTGA